The following is a genomic window from Neodiprion virginianus isolate iyNeoVirg1 chromosome 1, iyNeoVirg1.1, whole genome shotgun sequence.
AACGCGGTTACGGAAATACATTAGCCTGCAACGCACACAGAGATTTTCATATTTGTCATTCtctaagaaatttttatgtatttgaTATCATTTTCTATCCAGCTTTTGTTATTCAGCACGAATTGGAGGAAACAAATTGACagaatattttctttgtttagactgtattttaaagaaaaaaattttaacataaATATTTGTAGTTTTTTATAACAATGATTTCTGAAAACGAAATCATAGTATCATGGAAATGTAGTTTTCGCTATTTCTCACAATCGAGTTCATACATTCATCAATGTTTATCATCACAATCTACTAACTGGAAgcttttcaaaacttgaacAGTTTCGAATTCAGCGCTTCCTTTACGAATTATAGAATATCCGCCAGGCTGAGATAAATCGACAACAGTAGACCCAGCTCTTGCCAATCCATTGCCTGTGACTCTTTCATCTGGATAAAAAACACCTCCCAAATGCGACCACAGTGCCGAAAATTCTTCCGGGTGTATCGTGCTCGGCTTGTTACTCTCATTGGCACTTGTTAAAGCCAACGGCTCCCTCAGTCTTTTAGCAATATCTCTGATAAATTTTGCATCGGGAATTCTTATTCCCACATTTTGCACATTAGGATTAAATAGCGGGTTCAGCTTTGGTGTACGTTTTAAAACTAACGTCACAGGTCCAGGAAATAACGCTTCCAACAATCCATCTGGCAGAGAATCGACGATACCCCAATATTTTACATCCACAATTTCACCGACACAAATTGCCAGCGGTTTACAAGGATCTCGTTGCTTAATTTCATACAACTTTTTAACTGATTCATTACTTTGCGCCAATCCTGCCAAGCCATAGACGGTATCCGTGGGCAACGCTATGACGTGTTTATCTTGAAGCAAGCGAACAGCCATAGCCACATTCTTTGATCCATAAGCGAGCCCGAAACCTGGAATACCAGGGTGTAGATTTTTTAGCTGCGTCTCGAGCGATCTCAATGTTTGTTTCACTGGACCCATGGTTTTTTTCCTTACTTCATCGGAACTCATCGTTGGTCTGCtgcgaaataatttcaacattCTTCTTGATTATGACAGCAAATTGATCGACGAgtcctgaaaattttcagtcttATCTCTACGTGAATAGTTGTATAAGAATCTCTGGTAAAATAACCATTAAAATGTTCTGTACTCAAATTCTCATTAAAATAATGATGTACACAGATTTGAATTGTAGAAGTGATTGCTCAATATTTATCGCCTCCAAAAACCAATGAAATTAAAGACGTACAATTAATCTCGCCAATTGTGACTACACTGTGGATTGCAGCATCTGTAAAATGTGGTCATTGGCTCGTCGGCAGATCTTGTCTGTATCTGCATGAAGTAGGCCCGAGAATGCGAGCATTTAGGGCAGCGTTCATCTGTCGCATCGACGTTTTCCCACGCAGCGCTGCCACCTAAAACGTCGTCTACTTCCTTGAGCTTTGGATAAGTCCGACTTGTTATTCTTTGCGatatattaaaaatgtaaGGGCAGGTATTGCACGCAAATCGGTAATTCGCCACTCCCGATTCGACATGTAGAATATTTCCACAGGTTGGACAAAATAACAGCATATCCCATctgaaaaatgggaaattagGAAATAAGAAGTACGCATACAGGGAGGTTAGGACTATAGAAATTCGATGAATTATTTGTCCACAAAGGCAAAATGATGTAACAATGAATTATGTTTAAACTTACCTATTTAAATTGTATACCACACGCGaaattattcactttttttgcATGTCATTACAGGATTACTAACAGACACGTGATAAACGACAGAACGAAAATTCTTTGAGTGATGCGACGGCGCCGTGTGTATAATGGACGTGGGGGAAATCCACGAGGTGATCG
Proteins encoded in this region:
- the LOC124297979 gene encoding yrdC domain-containing protein, mitochondrial — its product is MSSDEVRKKTMGPVKQTLRSLETQLKNLHPGIPGFGLAYGSKNVAMAVRLLQDKHVIALPTDTVYGLAGLAQSNESVKKLYEIKQRDPCKPLAICVGEIVDVKYWGIVDSLPDGLLEALFPGPVTLVLKRTPKLNPLFNPNVQNVGIRIPDAKFIRDIAKRLREPLALTSANESNKPSTIHPEEFSALWSHLGGVFYPDERVTGNGLARAGSTVVDLSQPGGYSIIRKGSAEFETVQVLKSFQLVDCDDKH
- the LOC124297987 gene encoding DNA-directed RNA polymerase III subunit RPC10, with product MLLFCPTCGNILHVESGVANYRFACNTCPYIFNISQRITSRTYPKLKEVDDVLGGSAAWENVDATDERCPKCSHSRAYFMQIQTRSADEPMTTFYRCCNPQCSHNWRD